One window of Hujiaoplasma nucleasis genomic DNA carries:
- a CDS encoding nuclease-related domain-containing protein produces the protein MWWILIVLIIIMLGLTFIKSPKGKGMIGEFRVNRIIKKAALDLGGIELHDLMYQDEISSSQIDHLLLTQKALYVIETKNYNGYIYGNESSHDWTMTVKHINQYKNRKGKKYLKVNISKHQFYNPIKQNQTHIRKIMNLTDIKINIINIVVFGRKAILKDVKHSDQVYVVHEHELLKTIQRIENNISNKKTIEVQIDVLDQLIYHNIKDRKSRRGHVQRIKAKYKKN, from the coding sequence ATGTGGTGGATTTTAATTGTTCTAATAATAATTATGCTTGGATTGACTTTTATAAAATCTCCTAAAGGTAAAGGGATGATTGGTGAGTTTAGAGTCAACCGAATTATAAAAAAAGCTGCTTTAGACTTAGGTGGAATAGAACTTCATGACTTAATGTATCAAGATGAAATTTCATCATCACAAATAGACCATTTATTACTGACTCAAAAGGCATTATATGTAATAGAAACAAAAAACTATAATGGCTATATTTATGGGAATGAATCTTCCCATGACTGGACAATGACTGTTAAACATATCAATCAATATAAAAATAGAAAAGGCAAGAAATATCTAAAAGTCAATATCTCTAAACATCAATTTTATAACCCTATAAAACAAAATCAAACCCATATTAGAAAAATTATGAATTTAACTGATATTAAAATAAATATCATAAATATCGTTGTTTTTGGAAGGAAAGCAATATTAAAAGATGTCAAGCACTCAGATCAGGTTTATGTAGTTCATGAGCATGAACTTCTAAAAACAATTCAAAGAATTGAAAATAATATTTCAAACAAAAAAACTATAGAAGTACAAATAGATGTTTTGGACCAACTAATATATCATAATATTAAAGATAGAAAATCAAGAAGAGGCCATGTTCAAAGGATCAAAGCAAAATATAAAAAGAATTGA
- a CDS encoding DUF1858 domain-containing protein — MKVLKDSISIYQLSKECPQTKDIMKNLGFEDIVKPGMLQTAGRFMTLKKGCEFKKVDYTIAKSAFNEVGIDFEEEN, encoded by the coding sequence ATGAAAGTTTTAAAGGATTCTATAAGCATCTATCAATTATCAAAAGAATGTCCTCAAACAAAAGATATAATGAAGAACTTGGGTTTTGAAGATATTGTAAAACCTGGCATGTTACAAACAGCAGGTAGATTTATGACTTTAAAAAAGGGATGTGAATTTAAAAAAGTAGATTATACAATAGCTAAATCAGCTTTTAACGAGGTTGGCATAGACTTTGAAGAAGAGAATTGA
- a CDS encoding ABC transporter permease: MFIYVIKRILSIVVAMLIVMTALYVLLAAAMYEFWTTQPFDQNINIAWDSYKEYFYNIIHYFDFGKSNITHQDVWPLVWPKFKLSMMYNGIALILFVPIGIYLGIKAALHKNKTIDVIVSSFAMIFNSIPAFLLIFFLVVFVGYGLNIFPPIAPAYSAPLGKQLLGLVIPVFALVVGPIGKIAQLTRGEIVEMMSSDHFLLAKTKGLTTKQAIYRHGFREAMTSVIPEIIPTFMLMIGFSFVVETTYNIFGVSKLLLDSLIVPGEYYSELHIDVNVVVVIGVLLYGTILIASLISDIVLTLVDPRIHMIKKKDKSSIE, from the coding sequence ATGTTTATTTATGTTATAAAAAGGATTTTATCTATAGTTGTAGCAATGCTTATAGTGATGACTGCTTTATATGTTTTATTAGCAGCTGCTATGTATGAGTTTTGGACAACACAGCCATTTGATCAAAATATTAATATTGCTTGGGATAGCTATAAGGAATATTTTTACAACATTATTCACTATTTTGATTTTGGTAAGTCTAATATTACACATCAAGATGTGTGGCCTTTGGTGTGGCCAAAATTCAAATTATCTATGATGTATAATGGCATAGCTCTTATTTTGTTTGTACCCATAGGTATTTACTTAGGGATAAAAGCTGCTTTACATAAAAACAAAACAATTGATGTTATCGTATCATCCTTTGCAATGATTTTTAATTCCATCCCTGCCTTTTTATTGATTTTCTTTTTAGTTGTGTTTGTGGGTTATGGATTAAATATATTTCCGCCGATTGCTCCAGCCTATTCAGCTCCTTTGGGAAAACAACTATTAGGTTTGGTTATTCCTGTTTTTGCACTTGTGGTTGGACCCATTGGTAAGATTGCACAGCTAACTAGAGGAGAAATTGTTGAGATGATGAGTTCAGACCATTTCTTACTTGCGAAAACAAAAGGTTTAACCACCAAACAAGCTATTTATAGACATGGATTTAGAGAGGCAATGACTTCAGTAATACCAGAAATCATTCCTACATTTATGCTTATGATCGGGTTTTCTTTTGTCGTTGAGACAACTTACAATATATTTGGTGTATCAAAATTATTATTAGACTCATTAATTGTTCCTGGAGAATATTATTCTGAACTACATATTGATGTGAATGTTGTTGTTGTTATCGGAGTCTTATTATATGGAACCATTTTAATAGCCTCACTTATTTCTGATATTGTCTTGACACTCGTTGATCCAAGAATTCATATGATTAAGAAGAAGGATAAATCATCAATTGAATAA
- a CDS encoding L-serine ammonia-lyase, protein MKSIKSLYNIGHGPSSSHTIGPERICLDVLKHYDGDYYKVILYGSLSFTGKGHLTDSIIKEVLKNVDIEFSNDLHIEHPNTMDIIVYRNQEIIGHERYYSIGGGAIRRRGDDWIEENDIYPHKSFEEIKNYCLKENLSLYDYVYHFEGESIKDYLKEVWRVMQEAINIGLHTEGFLPGKLKVKRKAKALLYSQKNKVSIELRLVSAYAYAVSEVNASGGLVVTAPTCGASGVLPSVLYYLKDVYKYNDQMIINAIATAGIIGNIVKHNGSISGAEAGCQAEVGTACSMAAAAYSQLESGQISVIEYAAEIALEHHLGLTCDPIDGYVQIPCIERNAVAAHRAINAGNLAELLTSTSLISFDTIVETMKETGNDLLDTYRETSQGGLAKKYKAKVEKELKN, encoded by the coding sequence ATGAAATCTATTAAATCTTTATATAATATTGGTCATGGACCTTCTAGTTCACATACTATTGGTCCTGAAAGAATATGTTTAGATGTTTTAAAACATTACGATGGAGATTATTATAAAGTAATATTATATGGATCATTAAGTTTTACAGGCAAGGGGCACTTAACTGATTCTATCATTAAAGAAGTTTTAAAAAATGTTGATATAGAATTTTCAAATGACCTTCATATAGAACACCCTAACACTATGGATATCATCGTTTATAGGAACCAAGAAATAATAGGCCATGAGCGCTATTATTCTATTGGTGGTGGCGCTATAAGAAGACGAGGAGATGATTGGATTGAAGAAAATGATATCTATCCTCATAAGTCTTTTGAAGAAATAAAAAATTATTGTTTAAAAGAAAATCTATCATTATATGATTACGTTTATCACTTTGAAGGTGAATCCATAAAAGATTACTTAAAGGAAGTATGGCGTGTCATGCAAGAAGCTATTAATATTGGTTTACATACCGAAGGATTTTTACCTGGGAAATTAAAAGTAAAAAGAAAAGCGAAAGCATTACTTTATTCTCAAAAAAATAAAGTGTCCATCGAGCTAAGATTGGTCAGTGCTTATGCCTATGCAGTTAGTGAAGTTAATGCCAGTGGGGGACTTGTTGTTACAGCACCTACTTGTGGCGCAAGCGGTGTTTTACCTAGCGTTTTGTATTATTTAAAAGATGTCTACAAATACAATGATCAAATGATTATCAACGCCATAGCGACTGCAGGTATTATCGGAAACATCGTTAAACATAATGGTTCTATTAGCGGTGCAGAAGCAGGATGTCAAGCTGAAGTGGGTACAGCATGTTCAATGGCGGCGGCGGCTTATAGCCAGTTAGAAAGTGGTCAAATATCAGTCATTGAATATGCAGCAGAGATTGCTTTAGAACACCACTTAGGTTTAACATGTGACCCAATTGATGGTTATGTTCAAATCCCTTGTATAGAAAGAAATGCAGTTGCTGCTCATAGAGCAATCAATGCAGGAAATTTAGCTGAATTGCTTACCAGCACCTCATTAATTTCTTTCGATACTATTGTTGAAACCATGAAGGAAACTGGTAATGATTTATTAGATACTTATCGAGAAACCTCTCAAGGTGGATTAGCAAAAAAATATAAAGCTAAAGTAGAAAAAGAACTCAAAAATTGA
- a CDS encoding class I SAM-dependent methyltransferase, with protein sequence MNHEIFNQNLIEFWDNQFSKLVASKINKEDVYDQSSLSKKISWLANKCSNILDIGTGSGYALFSAALLGDKMTYGLGIDTSKHAISYCQETAKISHIEKIEFKLGDHNTLNSLADESFEGIICSNVLDVVPYETSKEMINQIARLLSKEGYLLLKLNFYLTDELIKKIKMEKIDENSYSINGILRGVNLTTQEWVDRFPLFDLIEIDEYQRLEKGPKDRLLLLKKQ encoded by the coding sequence ATGAACCATGAAATATTTAATCAAAATTTAATTGAATTTTGGGATAATCAATTTAGTAAATTGGTTGCCAGCAAAATTAATAAAGAAGACGTCTATGATCAATCTTCTTTATCAAAAAAAATATCTTGGCTCGCTAATAAGTGTTCGAATATATTAGATATTGGAACAGGTTCAGGATACGCCTTGTTTAGTGCAGCTTTATTAGGTGATAAAATGACTTATGGTTTAGGTATAGATACATCTAAACATGCAATTTCATACTGTCAAGAAACTGCAAAAATATCTCATATTGAGAAAATAGAATTTAAGTTAGGTGATCACAATACCTTAAACTCATTAGCAGATGAATCCTTTGAAGGAATCATTTGTTCAAACGTTTTGGATGTTGTACCCTATGAAACATCCAAGGAAATGATAAATCAAATTGCTAGACTCTTAAGTAAAGAAGGCTACTTGCTTCTTAAGTTAAATTTTTATCTTACTGATGAATTAATTAAGAAAATAAAGATGGAGAAAATTGATGAAAATTCTTACTCAATCAACGGAATACTAAGGGGTGTTAACCTAACAACCCAAGAATGGGTTGATAGATTTCCCCTGTTTGACTTAATTGAGATAGATGAATATCAAAGACTAGAAAAGGGACCAAAAGATAGATTGCTATTACTTAAAAAGCAATAA
- a CDS encoding NADH-quinone oxidoreductase subunit NuoE family protein — protein MIRKILDMSTLDKSLLNELDDYILSLEGKKEEHLIHVLHKAQSLFGYLPQNLQLYIARKLDLPAARVNGVVTFYSFFNEKPVGKYTISVCMGTACFVKGADKVLDRVMEVTGTKKGEMSKDGLFTIKDVRCIGACGLAPVLTINDKVYGKVKPKDVDDIIRHYRSIQNDRK, from the coding sequence ATGATTAGAAAAATTTTAGATATGAGTACATTAGATAAATCATTATTAAATGAGTTAGATGATTATATCTTATCTTTAGAAGGAAAGAAAGAAGAACATCTAATTCACGTTTTGCATAAGGCCCAATCTTTGTTTGGATATCTTCCGCAAAACTTACAACTCTATATAGCAAGGAAATTAGATTTACCAGCTGCTAGAGTAAATGGAGTTGTTACTTTTTATTCTTTTTTTAATGAAAAACCGGTTGGGAAATATACTATTTCAGTATGTATGGGTACAGCATGTTTTGTTAAAGGCGCAGACAAGGTATTAGATCGTGTAATGGAAGTTACAGGCACTAAAAAAGGTGAAATGAGCAAAGACGGATTATTTACAATTAAAGATGTAAGATGTATTGGTGCTTGCGGATTAGCACCTGTATTAACTATTAATGATAAGGTTTATGGAAAAGTAAAACCTAAAGATGTTGATGACATTATTAGACACTACAGGAGTATTCAAAATGATCGTAAATAA
- a CDS encoding NADH-quinone oxidoreductase subunit NuoF: MIVNNINDLKAWKKQCPKKADYKINVLVCNGTSCMSSDSEMIAKMIEKELEKRSIEAEIRIIKTGCFGFCGQGPIIKIEPDDITYVQVKVEDVNDIVDSHLVHRTLVERLLYKEPNEKDQIKDGSGMKFYKKQMRIALRNCGEIDPENIEDYIVNDGYLALAKVLEEYSPEDVISIIKKSSLRGRGGGGFPTGLKWELTRKVKSDQKYIVCNADEGDPGAFMDRSILEGDPHSILEAMMIAGYAIGANHGLIYIRAEYGVATERLRKAIAAAKKAGLIGENIFGTEFSFDIEIKLGAGAFVCGEETALIHSMEGLRGEPTKKPPFPSEAGYRNKPTSVNNVETFANIPAIIINGPEWFSSIGTKSSKGTKVFALAGQIRNNGLVEVPMGTTFNEIVYEIGGGHPEGKEIKAIQIGGPSGGVITKEFFDMEIDYDSLQSKGAMMGSGGMIIMDEDTDMVQVAKFYLDFTQDESCGKCTPCRIGTKRMYEILERLVNMEGSPEDLNKLKVLGENIKSTSLCGLGQTAPNPVLSTMKYFKEEYEAYAYRTKKRAYSIDPNLCVGCTKCARNCPVSCISGSVREVHIIDESKCIACGACYEACPVNAIIKP; encoded by the coding sequence ATGATCGTAAATAATATTAATGACTTAAAGGCTTGGAAAAAACAATGTCCTAAAAAAGCAGATTATAAAATTAATGTCCTTGTTTGTAATGGAACATCTTGTATGTCTAGTGACAGTGAGATGATTGCAAAAATGATTGAAAAAGAACTTGAAAAAAGATCTATTGAAGCAGAGATAAGAATTATTAAAACAGGATGTTTTGGATTTTGTGGTCAAGGACCAATTATTAAAATTGAACCAGATGATATCACTTATGTTCAAGTAAAAGTTGAAGATGTAAATGATATTGTTGACTCTCATTTAGTCCATAGAACCCTTGTGGAAAGATTATTATACAAAGAACCAAATGAAAAAGATCAAATAAAAGATGGTTCTGGTATGAAGTTTTATAAAAAACAAATGCGTATAGCATTAAGAAATTGTGGGGAAATTGATCCTGAAAATATAGAAGATTATATTGTCAATGATGGCTATTTAGCCTTAGCCAAAGTTTTAGAGGAATACAGTCCTGAAGATGTTATTTCTATCATTAAAAAATCATCTTTAAGAGGTCGTGGTGGCGGCGGTTTTCCTACTGGACTTAAATGGGAATTGACTAGAAAAGTAAAATCTGATCAAAAATATATTGTTTGTAATGCAGATGAAGGAGATCCAGGTGCCTTTATGGATCGTTCAATCTTAGAAGGTGATCCTCATTCTATTTTAGAAGCTATGATGATTGCAGGTTATGCTATTGGCGCTAATCATGGTTTAATCTATATTAGAGCTGAATATGGGGTAGCTACAGAGAGATTGAGAAAAGCAATTGCAGCTGCTAAAAAAGCTGGATTAATAGGCGAAAATATTTTTGGCACAGAATTTTCTTTTGATATTGAAATTAAGCTAGGTGCAGGGGCTTTTGTTTGTGGCGAAGAAACAGCTTTAATTCATTCAATGGAGGGTTTGCGTGGTGAACCTACAAAAAAACCACCATTTCCTTCTGAAGCGGGGTATAGAAACAAGCCTACATCTGTAAATAATGTTGAAACATTTGCCAATATTCCAGCCATCATAATTAATGGACCGGAATGGTTCTCTAGTATTGGAACTAAAAGTTCAAAGGGGACCAAGGTTTTTGCTTTAGCTGGTCAAATAAGAAATAATGGACTTGTGGAAGTGCCAATGGGAACAACCTTTAATGAAATAGTCTATGAAATTGGCGGTGGACATCCAGAGGGAAAAGAAATTAAAGCCATTCAAATTGGTGGCCCTAGTGGTGGAGTTATCACAAAAGAGTTCTTTGATATGGAAATTGATTATGATTCACTACAAAGTAAAGGCGCAATGATGGGTAGTGGTGGAATGATCATCATGGATGAAGATACTGATATGGTCCAAGTAGCAAAATTCTACCTTGACTTTACCCAAGATGAATCTTGTGGTAAATGTACGCCATGTAGAATCGGTACAAAAAGAATGTACGAAATTCTTGAAAGATTAGTCAATATGGAAGGTAGTCCAGAAGACTTAAACAAGTTAAAAGTATTAGGTGAAAATATTAAGAGTACTTCTTTATGTGGCTTAGGCCAAACAGCACCCAATCCAGTATTATCGACCATGAAATATTTTAAGGAAGAATATGAAGCTTATGCTTATCGAACTAAGAAAAGAGCATATTCTATTGATCCTAACCTATGTGTTGGTTGTACAAAATGTGCTAGAAATTGCCCAGTATCTTGTATTAGTGGATCAGTAAGAGAAGTACATATCATTGATGAGTCTAAGTGTATTGCATGTGGCGCTTGTTATGAAGCTTGCCCAGTAAATGCCATCATCAAACCTTAG
- a CDS encoding NADH-dependent [FeFe] hydrogenase, group A6 has product MKLIDKMVELTINNIPVTVEKGSTILDAAEKIGVHIPTLCHLNLQEFGVVNKTANCRVCVVENEDTGRLVPSCAQEVHDGMRIQTDSLKAVMGRRTNLELLLSNHPNDCLTCVKNLDCELQTLAHEMNIKEIHYQGEKMSHPVDVTSFGITKDTNKCIMCRRCVTMCSDIQTVGVLGALKRGFDAVVATAFHLDLNQTSCTYCGQCVSVCPTGALAETNDSPKVWRALNNPDKHVIVQVAPAVRAAIGEEFGYEPGTILTGKVVSGLKRLGFDQIFDTNFGADLTIIEEATELVDRIQNNKTLPMLTSCCPAWVQFIEHQFPELLDVPSSCKSPHEMVGILAKTYYAKEKNLDPKDIVMVSIMPCTAKKAEAAREELNKDGISDVDYVLTTRELARMFKEASIDFKKLPEGEFDQLLGESTGAAAIFGTTGGVIEAATRTAYEMITGKELKEVTFEQFRGLEGIREAKVQIGDLELNIGIAHGLGNARKILEDIRDGKSHFHAIEIMACPGGCIGGGGQPYHHGHTDILLKRQQALYDLDKSMPRRKSHENEMVLKLYKDFLEKPGSHIAHELLHTSYSAKERI; this is encoded by the coding sequence ATGAAATTAATAGATAAAATGGTGGAATTAACCATTAATAATATACCAGTGACCGTAGAAAAAGGGTCTACTATACTTGATGCTGCAGAGAAGATTGGTGTACATATTCCTACCCTATGTCATCTTAATTTGCAAGAGTTTGGCGTTGTTAATAAAACTGCAAACTGCCGTGTATGTGTGGTGGAAAATGAAGATACAGGTAGATTAGTTCCATCTTGTGCCCAAGAAGTCCATGATGGTATGAGAATACAAACAGATTCTTTAAAAGCAGTTATGGGTAGAAGAACTAATCTAGAGCTATTGTTATCTAATCACCCTAATGATTGTTTAACTTGTGTAAAGAATCTTGATTGTGAGTTACAAACATTAGCGCATGAAATGAATATTAAAGAAATTCATTATCAAGGCGAAAAAATGTCTCATCCAGTGGATGTAACATCATTTGGTATTACCAAAGACACCAATAAATGTATCATGTGTAGACGGTGTGTCACGATGTGTTCAGACATTCAAACAGTAGGGGTTTTAGGGGCATTAAAAAGAGGCTTTGATGCTGTTGTAGCAACAGCCTTTCATTTAGATTTAAATCAAACATCATGTACTTATTGTGGCCAATGTGTTTCTGTATGTCCGACAGGTGCTTTGGCTGAGACAAATGACTCTCCTAAAGTATGGCGTGCTTTAAACAATCCGGACAAACATGTGATTGTTCAAGTTGCGCCAGCTGTGAGAGCAGCTATCGGAGAAGAATTTGGTTATGAGCCTGGAACGATTTTAACAGGAAAAGTAGTTTCAGGATTAAAAAGACTTGGTTTTGATCAAATATTTGATACCAATTTTGGTGCTGACTTAACCATTATCGAAGAAGCAACTGAATTGGTAGACAGAATCCAAAATAATAAAACCTTACCTATGTTAACATCATGTTGTCCTGCTTGGGTTCAATTTATAGAACATCAATTCCCTGAATTACTAGATGTGCCTTCTTCATGTAAATCTCCACATGAGATGGTGGGTATTTTAGCAAAAACTTATTATGCTAAAGAAAAAAATCTAGACCCTAAGGATATTGTTATGGTATCCATTATGCCTTGTACAGCAAAAAAAGCAGAAGCTGCAAGAGAAGAATTAAACAAAGATGGTATTTCTGATGTTGATTATGTTCTTACAACTAGAGAACTTGCAAGAATGTTTAAGGAAGCTTCAATTGATTTTAAAAAATTACCTGAAGGAGAATTTGATCAATTATTAGGAGAATCTACAGGTGCAGCTGCAATATTTGGTACTACAGGCGGTGTCATTGAAGCAGCAACTAGAACTGCATATGAAATGATAACTGGTAAGGAACTTAAAGAAGTGACCTTTGAACAATTTAGAGGCTTAGAAGGTATTAGAGAAGCCAAGGTTCAAATTGGTGATTTAGAGTTAAATATTGGTATAGCTCATGGTTTAGGAAATGCAAGAAAAATATTAGAAGATATCCGTGATGGTAAAAGTCATTTCCATGCCATAGAAATCATGGCATGTCCTGGTGGATGTATTGGTGGTGGTGGCCAACCTTATCATCATGGCCACACAGATATTTTACTTAAAAGACAACAAGCTCTTTATGATTTAGATAAATCTATGCCAAGAAGAAAATCTCATGAAAATGAAATGGTATTAAAACTATATAAAGATTTCTTAGAGAAGCCTGGTTCTCATATAGCACATGAATTATTACACACAAGCTATAGCGCAAAAGAAAGAATATAA
- a CDS encoding ABC transporter permease, with protein MRKIILGALSISILILIWFSYSKHIANEFILPGPIKVIKTTIDLLFLSSTYKIILWSLFRLFISFVLSAVSGTLLGLMAGNFNILDELLKPLVSALRSLPIASIIIIIMILFGRNNSLYIITFLMIFPLVYEASKSGVQNIDQALKDNIALETHSTWILLFRVQLPLSLPFIRTSLFQSIGLGFKVIVMAEFITQAKIGIGRELFDGSISIQYDLVFAWTILLIILVIIFESILRKIKTVYEN; from the coding sequence ATGAGGAAAATAATCTTAGGAGCTTTATCAATCTCTATATTAATACTTATTTGGTTTAGTTATTCTAAACATATTGCTAATGAGTTTATATTGCCAGGGCCTATAAAGGTTATTAAAACAACTATTGATTTATTGTTTTTATCTTCAACATATAAGATTATTCTCTGGAGTCTTTTTCGATTATTCATATCTTTTGTCCTATCAGCTGTGTCAGGAACTTTGCTAGGACTTATGGCAGGGAACTTTAATATCCTAGATGAACTTTTAAAACCTTTGGTATCTGCTTTAAGGTCCTTACCTATAGCTTCTATTATCATTATCATCATGATACTTTTCGGAAGAAACAATTCACTTTATATCATCACTTTTTTAATGATTTTTCCACTTGTATATGAAGCAAGCAAGTCTGGAGTTCAAAATATTGATCAAGCTTTAAAAGATAATATTGCTTTAGAAACTCATTCAACTTGGATTCTTTTATTTAGAGTTCAACTTCCTTTATCCTTACCTTTTATTAGAACTTCATTATTTCAATCCATCGGTTTAGGTTTCAAAGTGATTGTTATGGCCGAGTTTATTACACAAGCTAAAATAGGTATTGGCCGAGAACTATTTGATGGCAGTATATCCATACAATATGACTTAGTCTTTGCCTGGACCATATTGTTAATTATCCTTGTTATTATTTTCGAAAGTATTCTAAGAAAAATTAAAACAGTCTATGAAAATTAA
- a CDS encoding Crp/Fnr family transcriptional regulator: MCHYQKGICVYQEQDLCDRIGLIHSGQVDLIHYTINGDERVLATLHEFDLFGDFLINSPNPFYPGDLVTKEETVISYLDKEKLNQILSKDIKFQKFFISQLSIKALKLNQHNKILMQSTLREKILMWLLYERINQKTNQIKIPKKETLANYFNVARPSLSRELIQMKNAKLIDYDRHYIYLKEVI; encoded by the coding sequence ATGTGTCACTATCAAAAAGGGATATGTGTTTATCAAGAACAAGATTTGTGTGATCGAATAGGTTTGATTCATTCAGGTCAAGTGGATTTAATTCATTACACCATTAATGGTGATGAAAGAGTTTTGGCCACATTACATGAATTTGATCTTTTTGGTGATTTTTTGATTAACAGTCCTAACCCATTTTATCCTGGTGACCTTGTGACCAAAGAAGAGACAGTTATCTCTTATCTAGATAAAGAAAAATTAAATCAAATTTTAAGTAAAGATATTAAATTTCAAAAGTTCTTTATCAGTCAGTTAAGTATCAAGGCTCTTAAACTTAATCAACATAATAAAATTCTTATGCAATCTACATTGAGAGAAAAGATATTGATGTGGCTACTTTATGAGAGAATTAATCAAAAGACCAATCAAATAAAAATTCCCAAAAAAGAAACATTGGCAAACTATTTTAATGTTGCAAGACCATCTCTTTCAAGAGAACTTATTCAAATGAAAAATGCAAAATTAATAGATTACGATAGGCATTATATTTATCTTAAAGAGGTAATTTAA
- the hpt gene encoding hypoxanthine phosphoribosyltransferase: protein MLEKDIERILVDQDEIIEISKRLGKQITEDYQNKKPLIIGLLNGCLPFLAELIKHIDLYCEYELMSVQSYHGGTKSVGNVKITKDLDISVENRHVIIAEDIVDTGRTINVVKDLLLYRGAASVEVVTLLDKPAGRVEPFIPKYIGVTIPKLFVVGFGLDYEGFYRNTPYVGILKESVYNKD, encoded by the coding sequence ATGTTAGAAAAAGATATTGAAAGAATTTTAGTTGACCAAGATGAAATTATTGAGATTTCAAAAAGATTAGGTAAGCAAATTACTGAAGACTATCAAAATAAAAAACCATTAATTATAGGTCTTCTTAATGGGTGTTTACCATTCTTAGCTGAACTTATAAAACATATTGACTTGTATTGTGAGTATGAACTTATGAGTGTTCAATCATATCATGGTGGAACAAAATCAGTTGGTAATGTGAAAATTACCAAAGATTTAGATATATCAGTTGAAAATAGACACGTGATTATTGCTGAAGACATTGTAGATACCGGAAGAACAATCAATGTAGTTAAAGACTTATTACTTTACAGAGGAGCTGCTTCAGTTGAAGTGGTAACGCTTTTAGATAAACCTGCGGGTAGGGTTGAACCTTTTATACCTAAGTACATTGGTGTAACTATACCCAAACTTTTTGTTGTTGGCTTTGGCTTAGATTATGAAGGATTCTATAGAAACACACCTTATGTTGGAATTTTAAAAGAATCTGTTTATAATAAAGATTGA